Below is a window of Streptomyces genisteinicus DNA.
ACCTGTGGCGCGACGTGTTCACCCAGTGGTTCCCGTCCAACCCCTACCGCAGCCGCCCCGGCCCCGAAATGCTGCGCACCCGGCTGTCGCAGGACGGGACCCACGCCGACGCGGAACTCTGGATCCCCGTCGAGCGCACCCCGGCCTGACGGCGGCTGAGCCGCCGCCGACCGCGTCGCCTGAGCCGCCCGGCCGTGAGCCGGGCGGCTCAGGCGGCACCGGCCGCGGGCGGGCGCTTCCGGCTCCCCTTCCGGCCCGGCCTCATGCGTGCCGGGCCGGGGCGACGCTCCCGGGCACGGGGTCCACGGCGCGGGGCCCACGGCGCGGGGCCGGCCACGCCCCCGGCCAGGTGGGCGCCACGGCCCGGCGGGCCGAGCGGCGCGGTGTCAGGAGGCGCGCCGGGGGCGCCGCCCGGCGGTCTTCGCGGACGCCGTCTTCCCCGGCGCCGCCTTCTTCGCGGCGGCCTTCTTCGCCGAGGCCGAGGAACTCTTCTTCGCGGCGCTCTTCTTCGCGCCCGATCCGCCGGAGTCCGCCTTCTTCGCGGCGGCCTTCTTCGCCGTCCGCTTCCCGCCCGCGGACTTCCGCGCGCCGGGCATCTCGTGCACGGTGGCGTCCCCGCCCTCGCCGCGCTGCTCCCGGGCGGCCGCCACCGACGCGTCCAGCGCGGCCATCAGGTCGACGACCTCCCCGGCCGGCTTCTCCTCGTCCTGCGGCGCCGAGGGCTGCCGGCCCTCCGCCTTGGCGGCGATCACGTCCTCCAGGGCCTGGCGGTAGTGGTCGGTGAGCTCGGGCAGCTGCTCCTCGGACATCGTGTCCATCAGCGCGAGAGCCCCGTCCACCTCGTCGTCGGTCAGCTCCACCGGCTCGGGCGCCAGCGTGCCGGGGGAGCGGATCTCGTCCGGCCAGTGCATCGCGTGCAGCACCAGCGTGTCCTCCTTCACGCGCAGCAGACCGAGACGCTCCCGGCCGCGCAGCGCGAACTTGGCGACGGCGACCTTGGAGCTGCGCTCCAGCGCCTGGCGGAGCAGCTTGTAGGGCTTGGCCGCGACCTGCCCGTCGCCCTCCAGGTAGTACGAGGCGCCGATGCGGACGGGGTCGATCGAGCCGGCCGGGACGAACGCCACGATCTCGATGGCCTTGGCGGTCGGCAGCGGCATGCCGTCGAGGTCCTCGTCGGTGACGGCGACCAGGGTGTCCTTGGCGTACTCGTAGCCGCGGGTGATCTCGTCGTCCGTCAGCTGCTTCCCGTCCAGCTCGCACACCTTGCGGTAGCGGATGCGGCCCCCGTCCTCCAGGTGGATCTGCCGGAAGGAGATCGTGTGGCTCTCCGTGGCGGGCAGCACCTTGATGGGGATGGTGACCAGGCCGAAGCTGATCGCGCCGGTCCAGATGGGGCGGGGCATGGGCTACCTCCGTGACGGCCCCGAGCACCGCCAGCGTACGGCCGCGGGCGCCCGCGCACAGCCCGGGGCGGCCACGGGGGTGCGGGCCCGGCAGCCGGAGCCGGCGCGCGCTGCCGGGGCACGCGCACCGGGGCGGCAGCGGCCCGCGGGACGGTGCCGGTCTCCGCGCCCGGTGCCGTCTCCACCGGCGTCGGACCGCCCGGCCCCCTGCCGGGGGAGAGGGCCACGACGCGCCGCGCGGACACGCCCGGCACATGCACCGCGTCCGGGTCGATGACGCCGGGCTCGACCAGCGTGCAGGGCGCGGACGAGCGTCGTCGGCACACCCCGGGACCGAAGCAGCCGACGGAGACCTCGGCGCCGTCCCCGAGTCCGCCACGGCCGCCGCGACCGTGGGCACCACCTTGTCCATGGCGGCACCGCCATGTGTTCGCACAATGAACTATGGTTCACCGTGTCGGGCCCGCAGAGTCCGGCCGGCCGTGTCGCCGTCTGTCGACGAGGCCGCACCCGACAGCGTGCACAGCCCCGCCCGGCGGCGCCCCGCCGCCCGCGCCCGAGGAGCCGCCCATGGCGCCCAGCAGGCCCCCGGCCACCCGCGAGCCCGCCGCGCGGGACGAGGCCGTCGCCACGATCGAGCGCGGACTGTCCGTGCTGCGCCTGCTCGCCGCGGCCGGAACGGGACGGATGAGCCGCGGCGACCTCGTCCGCGCCACCGGCCTCGCACGGTCCTCGCTCGACCGCGTCGCCGCCACCCTGTGCCGTCTGGGGCACCTGCGGGCCGAGGGCCAGGACCTGCTGCTCACTCCCCGGGTGACGGAGTTCGGCAACACCTACCTCGCCGCCGCCCGCATCCCGGCACTCGCCGACGCCGCACGGCGGCTGGCGGACGAACTCGACGAGACCGTCTCCGTCTCCGTCCCGGACGGTGACGGGTCCCGCTTCGTCGTGCGGTGCCCCCGCAGCCGGGCCATGGCCGTCGCCTTCCGGGTCGGGGACCTGCTGCCCGCCGAACGCTCCGCGTCCGGCCCGCTGTTCGCCGCCGACTGGGGTGCGCCCACCTGGGAGCGCCTGCGCCGCCGGGTCGCCGGCGGCCCCGCCGGGGACGCCTTCCCCGCGCTGCCGCCCACGCCCGGCCCGGGCGCAGCCGAAGCGGACTTCACCGCCCGCGTCGAGGAGGCCCGCCGCACCGGAGCCGCCCTCGACGACCAGACCGTGGAACCCGGCGTCATCGCCGTCTCGCTGCCCGTCCACGGCCCCGCCGGGGACGTCGTCTGCGCGGTCGGCGTGGTCAGCCACACCAGCAGGCACACCGTCGACGGCCTCGCCCGACGCGCCCTCCCGCGGCTGCGGGAGTGCGCCGACGCGATGGCCGCCGAACTCGCCCGCCCACCGGCCGGGGACCCCGGGCCCGCGCCCGGCTCCGGGGAGGCCACCGCACGGCGGCTGCGGGCCGCCAAGGAGGAGGACGGCCCCGCCTTCCTCCAGTCCCTCGCCCGCGGCCTCGCGGTGCTGGGCGTGCTGCGGGCGCCCGGCGGCCTCACCCTGGCACGGACGGCCGAGGCCACCGGCCTGCCCCGCGCCACCGCGCGCCGCG
It encodes the following:
- a CDS encoding Ku protein — translated: MPRPIWTGAISFGLVTIPIKVLPATESHTISFRQIHLEDGGRIRYRKVCELDGKQLTDDEITRGYEYAKDTLVAVTDEDLDGMPLPTAKAIEIVAFVPAGSIDPVRIGASYYLEGDGQVAAKPYKLLRQALERSSKVAVAKFALRGRERLGLLRVKEDTLVLHAMHWPDEIRSPGTLAPEPVELTDDEVDGALALMDTMSEEQLPELTDHYRQALEDVIAAKAEGRQPSAPQDEEKPAGEVVDLMAALDASVAAAREQRGEGGDATVHEMPGARKSAGGKRTAKKAAAKKADSGGSGAKKSAAKKSSSASAKKAAAKKAAPGKTASAKTAGRRPRRAS
- a CDS encoding IclR family transcriptional regulator domain-containing protein, whose product is MAPSRPPATREPAARDEAVATIERGLSVLRLLAAAGTGRMSRGDLVRATGLARSSLDRVAATLCRLGHLRAEGQDLLLTPRVTEFGNTYLAAARIPALADAARRLADELDETVSVSVPDGDGSRFVVRCPRSRAMAVAFRVGDLLPAERSASGPLFAADWGAPTWERLRRRVAGGPAGDAFPALPPTPGPGAAEADFTARVEEARRTGAALDDQTVEPGVIAVSLPVHGPAGDVVCAVGVVSHTSRHTVDGLARRALPRLRECADAMAAELARPPAGDPGPAPGSGEATARRLRAAKEEDGPAFLQSLARGLAVLGVLRAPGGLTLARTAEATGLPRATARRALHSLTALGYVTADDTGRAFTPLPRVLELGYAAQSAVRFEELATWHLADLVRRIHDSSSVAVLDGDDIRYVARVATTRIMGVDLAVGTRLPAQVTAMGRVLLAGLPPADAERRLARCSARVPGGLRHTLDAARRDGYAVSDEELEPGLRSIAVPLHDRNGRVVAAMNVAVHAAHRSVADLKDNVLPRLAHTARRIEADLAAATEHTDAAAPV